From the genome of Desulfovibrio sp.:
AGTTATTCATACAAGGATATGCTAGCGACAATCAACTCGCTGATCTGCTAGATAAGACAAAAGAGTGTGTCGATAAAATGGAAATTTTGCCCATGGGGTGACGCTGCGATCCGTAAGGCTCGACGTATTGGGGGAGAGGAAATCAAATGGAATACAGCGAAGCTCAAGATTACAGGTATTTTATAACTCATTGGAAACACCAATATATGAAACGAAATGTAGATTTCGTTAGTGACCTTTTTAAGGTTAAGAAAGGAGAAATCTCTGCTGAACACTTTTGTGACAAATACAACACGATAATAATGTCGGATGACTACTATGACTCTCTTTGCAGCTCAACAGAAATTTTGTGTTGTTTGATGAGCGATACGTTTGATTATGGTAGTCTAATAATCGAAAAAAGGGCTAATGTACAACTGATGAATATTGTTGCAGATAGTCAAACTCAAGATTATGTTAAGAAATTATATGACGCAGAAATTATAATAGATAGTGGTGGCAAGCCAAGGATTATGTCTATAGATTTCTCAGCACCACTTGCTTCCATATTGTCAGAGGTTAAAATGTATTATGGAATGGTTAACGAGGTAGATGAAATATATAAAGAAGGTTGGGATGAAGCATGTTATAAGGAAATTCAAAGAACTGGAGCTCTTCGGCGGCGGCCAAGAGAAGAAAAAAACCTTACTAGGGCAGTTGGCCTGTGGTTGTGGGATTATCGTGTCATCAATCAAATCCCATGGAAGCATCGTGCAAAGACATACTCAGCATTTCGTAAAGACTTTCAGAACCCCAACAAGCCTGAACTTTTTATTGATAAATATAAATCTGACAACCAACTTGCGGAACTTCTTGATGCGACTAACAACTGCATCGAAAGGATGGAAGTACTCCCAATGGGCTAACCCATAAACCGCTAAGGTTTCTCTTAACCCTTAAGGAATGCCTTAGCAGGGGGGGTATTTCTTTCGCTACTGACTTAGAAGGCCAGCCATCACGGTTGGCCTTTTTGTTTGGCCTGCCAAACACGGTGAAGGAGAAACACCAAATGGGTGAGGTTAGGTATTTGAACGACAAAGACGTGGCGAAGATCACGGGGCTTTCTACCGCGACCCTCAGGCGGGATCGCTTCCTAAAACAGGGGATCCCATACGCCAAGATAGGCCGAGCTTGTAGGTACAAACTGGAAGACGTTGTTGTCTTCATGGACGCCCACAAGGTCCAGACTGAGGCCAGAGGGTAGGGTGTTGCCAATGGGGTTTGATGAGAAAACTAGGGCTGGAGACTGACGCCGTGAGGAGGGACTATTACGAACTCCTACATGCCTGTGTAACGAGGGCGGGCGTCGATGTCCCCACGGCGTGGAAAGTTGTTGATAACATCATCGCGGACCTAGGAGGCTGTTATCTTCCGCAGGGGAATGCCGCAAATGTTAGGCGGGATGAGGAGATATGTGATCTTCGCAGGGCTGGAGAGAGCACAAAGTGTCTAGCTGACCGTTTCGGCATATCACAACGCCACATACAACGCATAGTTCGTGGAGTTGTCCCTGTGGTGAATATCTCTCAAGGAGAGTTAAAAGCGGTAGGGTATAGCTGGAACTACCTCTATACAAGCCTTGGTAGTGTAACAAGAGAGATTATTTCCAGGTAAGCGACGTGATATTATGGAATATGTCGCTGTTATACGATACAAAACAATTGTAGAGGGAGGTAGAGGCGTACGGTCCCTCCACAATCAGCTCTCAATGCCTGCGCGCATAGTTTCAAATCCCAAGAATATCTTGCCGGTTAATCGAGTGTCAAACGGACAACTCATATATTTTTTCTCCAAAGCTACAATAAGAAGAATCAATGGGAGAGTCAGCATGAGTCCATCAAGGGGTACAGAATGGAAGGAATTCTTTCGTGAGCACGGACTGACGCAACATAAAGTAGCCCAGCAAGTTGGCTATAGCGTGCCAAGCGTTGGTCAGTACCTCAACGAATACCGGCCAATGCCTTCACACGTGGTGCGAGATTTCCAGCGCATCCGGGAGAGCGTGCTTGCTAGCCGCGAAGCAGTCTAGAGGGGAGGTGGTCAGACAGATATTGGCAGACGCAAGAAAACCAAAAACGCCCTTCAGCTTGGCGGCAGTGGGCGTCTTGGTACTTGGTTGAACCCCTTACAAGGGACAACGGCATTTTTATAGGCCGTGTTCCTGGCCCCGTCAAGCTCTTCGCGGGGTACAAGGAAAGCAAATGGCACTCCATGGAATTGAACCGCAAAACAACGTCCCTATTGTCTATGAACCCCGCCCAGGTGCCTTGATCCTCGTTGAGAATGCTCTCCAGCCAAACTTAAACACCACTCTGCAGCTAGCCGCTATTTCCCTGCGGCAAATGGATGGGGCTAGAGCCATCGGAGATGAAGCATCGGCCTCACAGTTTGAGTGCGAGCTAGAATACTTTAGCGAGGTCATTGTTGATATTATCGCCATGATGGATCGCCACATCGGCGGTGAATACAGCGATATTCACAAACTAATCCAGGCGGCGAGGTCGGCCCGAGGGGCGATTCAGTGAGCTCTCGCGGTAAGCCCACCCCCCATAAAACAAAGGGGACATGCGCGCTTGGTAGTGAGGCCGCGTACACTGATATCCCCTCCAATCTTGACGCGGAACAGTCCGCCCTCTGCTCAATCTTTGCGCGCCCTGAACGGATGGACGAGGCTGCGAGGGAACTGTCCCCAGCTCACTTCCATTCCCCCGATCATCGCGCGGTATTTTCTGCCATGCTCGCGCTCTGGAGTCAGAAGCGAACGGTTGGAATTCTAACCGTAGCGGACGCCCTGGAACGCATGGGCAAGTTGGATGAGATTGGGGGGACAGTCCGTCTTGCTGAGATAACCAACGGGATCCCCGGTGGATTCCAAGAGTCTGTCCGGCTACTCCAAGAGGCGTCAACACGGCGGGCGATTATTGAGGTCGGATGGGAACTCGTAGAAGGCGGAAAGAACCCGACACGTGATCTCTCCGCCCTTGTGGAAAAAGCGCACAACTTAGGGGAGGGCGGAAAACAGTCCTCCCGCGCGCATCAGGACTTTGGATTCTTAAATCTGACGGACCTCTTATCGGCTCCGCGTCCCCCTCGCTGGCTAATCCGGAACTACATTGAGGCGGACACCTTGTCCGTTCTCTTTGGTGAGGCCGGGAGTATGAAAAGCTTTCTGGCTATCGACCAGGGGCTTTGTATCGCCTCGGCAACGCCCTGGCACGGCCAGGCCATCCCCAACCCCGGCCCAGTCTTCTATATAGCGGGTGAAGGGTTCCACGGGTTGTCCAAGAGAATACAGGCCTGGCTTGTCGCCCACAAAGCGGACTACTCGAAAATTCCGTTTTTCATTTCCGAGGCTCCCGCCCAATTTCTCGACAAAGAACACGCCCAATCCGTTGCGTCTTCCATTGCATCCCTTGCCGAGCAGCATGGGCAACCCCGCCTGGTCATTGTGGACACGCTGAATAGGAACTTTGGCGATGGCAATGAAAACGACACTGAGGACATGAACGCCTTTATTTCGGCGATGAACCAGTTAAAAGCTCGTTTCGGTTGTTCAGTACTTGTTGTGCACCACAGCGGCTTATCCGATAAAAATCGCTCGCGCGGATCGGGTGCTCTCCGAGGTGCGATTGATTTTGAATATAAGTTAGCCGCCAACAATGGGACACGCGTCCTTTCGAACACAAAGTGCAAGGACCACGAACCGCCCCAAAGCATGGCTTTTGAGCATGAAGTAGTAGGAACTGGCTGGACTGACCTGGAGACGCTGGAAGAGATCACCTCTTGCGTGCTTCGCCAAACTGAGATGCCCCTGGAAGACGAGCGTACGGCGATTAGTGGGGCAAAGCGGATTGCCTTGGATGCCCTTAAGCAAGCCTGTGAGTCAGCAGGTGGGTCGGCTCACATAGATGAGTGGCGCAGAATAGCTTACGAGATGGGGATATCCACGGGAACCCCCCAGGCACGTAAGAAGGCTTTCAACCGCGCATCAAGGGATCTCATTGGCGCGGATATCGTCCAAATCGAAAACAACCTCTGCTCCATATTGCCTGGGGTACATGGGGTACAAAGGGGGGACATGTACCCCTCTGTACCGGGCACAAGGGGGGTACATGGGGTACACACCTCTTTAGAGGTGTACCCTTGTACCCCTGCCAGTACCCCATCAGCCTCTTTCCCGGTGATGGAAGCAGAAAACCCATTCGCCGAGGTCAGCTATGGATAGTTTCACTCCCTGGCAGACCCCCAAAGGAGTAAAGCTCCTCTTGGCCCCTCCACCATGGACCCGGGACACGCTGAGACTGTGGGATATGCTTCGCGAGTCCTGGGAATGGCCCGCAGATATCCCGGTGATGTCAGCAGAACAGGCAAAGGACTATCTGGAGCGGGCAGAAGACGCCCACATGCGGCACGGTTTTAACGTTCTGCCAGCATGGCGTGGGCTGCGAATCCCCGACAATTGCCCCTTTGGCGTGGCTGTGGACCTGCAGTCTTGTTTCTTGGCAGCGAGCTATGGGG
Proteins encoded in this window:
- a CDS encoding AAA family ATPase; this translates as MSSRGKPTPHKTKGTCALGSEAAYTDIPSNLDAEQSALCSIFARPERMDEAARELSPAHFHSPDHRAVFSAMLALWSQKRTVGILTVADALERMGKLDEIGGTVRLAEITNGIPGGFQESVRLLQEASTRRAIIEVGWELVEGGKNPTRDLSALVEKAHNLGEGGKQSSRAHQDFGFLNLTDLLSAPRPPRWLIRNYIEADTLSVLFGEAGSMKSFLAIDQGLCIASATPWHGQAIPNPGPVFYIAGEGFHGLSKRIQAWLVAHKADYSKIPFFISEAPAQFLDKEHAQSVASSIASLAEQHGQPRLVIVDTLNRNFGDGNENDTEDMNAFISAMNQLKARFGCSVLVVHHSGLSDKNRSRGSGALRGAIDFEYKLAANNGTRVLSNTKCKDHEPPQSMAFEHEVVGTGWTDLETLEEITSCVLRQTEMPLEDERTAISGAKRIALDALKQACESAGGSAHIDEWRRIAYEMGISTGTPQARKKAFNRASRDLIGADIVQIENNLCSILPGVHGVQRGDMYPSVPGTRGVHGVHTSLEVYPCTPASTPSASFPVMEAENPFAEVSYG